In Diachasmimorpha longicaudata isolate KC_UGA_2023 chromosome 7, iyDiaLong2, whole genome shotgun sequence, the following proteins share a genomic window:
- the LOC135164204 gene encoding uncharacterized protein LOC135164204 isoform X4, producing the protein MSRPSKTVTQVKKVAPPAVPDVFRHSGSSFGSAGYASSEDGGFLSSGGGGGGPGDDGSYGMPAGKSPGPIYTHPGFAFPPVVGKYAHAEDQGIDMTQSPGRDSPGSSGSGSGSRHSTASLDSGRASGYHLGPRGPGALASSPRCSISSLGSHPDRPPDLDVVHAWLTELQFEEYFPLFASAGYDLATITRMTPEDLTAIGIKKPNHRKRLKAEIDNLNVGDGLPEHVPGSLEEWLRLLRLEEYLGALHQQGMRSVEDVTTLTWEDLEDIGIVRLGHQKKLLLAIKRVKDIRSGKRVQPLDLSRLPPHPGHTQDVVIQRGGPDLPSPDEDCSSPVLRSFQRAGTESSSAWRSMYAALPGGMDYCTVGRGPRGKSLESLEDAPLGYPPSPAPVQHIDPLGWRPRCFEDGDVTPTNEVSSMIEAGGGTLPRPRHCLVRPRPVAKFMEQVTATQGQFKSLPRDFDNKYQLTYGLESSPHLSKRRPPSPPRRQSSRDLGNVVGGNGGNGDVVIDCSGPVPTACDEHHIHHHSLHHPPPPAPAPSAAPSTPQFHRPASSMSRSWGSVSANVNEEHELIATLALQHRNGSDASFKSSSSTESDSLPFANENAGTIKQRAARVQEYGNNSPNLSGHVVTHQHRPPNGNEPADVLNDIGNMLANLTDELDAMLEEEKRQGLNP; encoded by the exons ATGAGCCGGCCGTCGAAAACAGTGACCCAGGTGAAGAAGGTGGCACCACCGGCTGTTCCCGATGTATTCCGACACTCCGGCTCGTCCTTCGGTTCGGCGGGATACGCAAGCAGCGAGGACGGTGGTTTCCTGTCAAGCGGCGGTGGCGGGGGCGGACCTGGTGACGACGGCTCCTATGGAATGCCAGCGGGAAAGAGTCCAGGACCGATTTACACTCACCCTGGATTTGCATTCCCACCAGTCGTTGGCAAATATGCCCACGCCGAGGATCAAG GTATTGATATGACACAGAGCCCAGGGAGGGATAGCCCAGGAAGCTCTGGCTCGGGCTCAGGCTCGAGACACTCAACAGCATCACTTGATTCGGGAAGGGCCTCCGGTTATCATCTCGGGCCACGTGGACCCGGTGCCCTTGCATCATCGCCCAGATGCTCAATCAGTTCACTCGGCAGTCATCCAGACAGGCCACCTGACCTTGACGTTGTGCATGCATGGTTAACTGAGTTGCAGTTCGAGGAGTATTTTCCTCTATTCGCCTCGGCTGGATACGATCTCGCTACCATTACTCGAATGACCCCAGAAGACCTCACGGCAATAG GTATCAAAAAGCCAAATCACAGGAAACGGCTTAAAGCGGAGATCGACAATCTTAATGTAGGTGATGGTTTGCCAGAGCATGTACCAGGCTCCCTGGAGGAGTGGCTGAGATTATTGCGTCTTGAAGAGTACCTTGGTGCACTTCATCAGCAGGGTATGAGATCAGTTGAAGATGTTACGACCCTCACATGGGAGGACCTTGAGGACATTGGAATTGTTCGTTTGGGTCATCAGAAGAAACTTTTATTGGCGATAAAACGTGTTAAGGATATAAGATCGGGTAAGAGGGTACAGCCCCTGGATTTGTCGAGACTTCCACCCCATCCTGGCCATACCCAGGACGTTGTGATACAGCGGGGTGGGCCTGATCTTCCATCACCCGATGAGGATTGCTCGTCGCCTGTACTTAGGTCATTTCAAAGAGCTGGAACTGAATCATCTTCGGCATGGAGAAGTATGTATGCTGCATTGCCTGGTGGTATGGATTATTGTACGGTTGGTAGGGGACCACGTGGTAAATCACTTGAGAGTCTGGAGGACGCACCTCTTGGGTATCCACCGTCACCAGCTCCAGTCCAACACATCGACCCACTTGGATGGCGTCCGAGGTGTTTTGAGGACGGCGACGTGACACCCACGAATGAGGTCTCGTCCATGATTGAGGCTGGCGGTGGTACACTTCCACGACCAAGACACTGCCTTGTCAGACCACGACCCGTTGCCAAG tTTATGGAACAGGTAACTGCAACCCAGGGTCAATTCAAATCGCTGCCCAGGGATTTTGATAACAAGTATCAATTGACATACGGTTTGGAGAGTAGTCCACATCTTTCAAAACGACGGCCACCATCACCACCGAGGAGGCAGAGCTCCAGGGATTTGGGTAATGTTGTTGGTGGTAATGGTGGTAATGGTGATGTTGTTATCGACTGTAGTGGACCAGTACCGACTGCCTGTGATGAGCATCATATTCATCATCATTCACTCCATCATCCACCACCACCAGCACCTGCACCATCAGCTGCACCATCAACACCACAATTTCACAGACCTGCCTCATCCATGTCACGTTCCTGGGGCAGTGTCAGTGCCAATGTCAATGAGGAGCACGAACTCATTGCCACTCTTGCTCTGCAACATCGTAATGGATCTGACGCCAGTTTCAAG TCAAGCTCAAGCACAGAGTCGGATTCCCTGCCGTTCGCCAACGAAAATGCTGGCACGATAAAACAACGTGCAGCACGAGTACAGGAATACGGTAATAATTCACCGAACCTCAGTGGGCACGTGGTAACCCATCAACATCGTCCACCAAATGGCAATGAGCCTGCAGACGTACTAAATGACATTGGCAATATGCTGGCCAATTTGACAGATGAGTTAGACGCCATGCTGGAGGAAGAGAAGCGCCAAGGCCTCAATCCATAA
- the LOC135164204 gene encoding uncharacterized protein LOC135164204 isoform X3, with the protein MRRISVGGMSRPSKTVTQVKKVAPPAVPDVFRHSGSSFGSAGYASSEDGGFLSSGGGGGGPGDDGSYGMPAGKSPGPIYTHPGFAFPPVVGKYAHAEDQGIDMTQSPGRDSPGSSGSGSGSRHSTASLDSGRASGYHLGPRGPGALASSPRCSISSLGSHPDRPPDLDVVHAWLTELQFEEYFPLFASAGYDLATITRMTPEDLTAIGIKKPNHRKRLKAEIDNLNVGDGLPEHVPGSLEEWLRLLRLEEYLGALHQQGMRSVEDVTTLTWEDLEDIGIVRLGHQKKLLLAIKRVKDIRSGKRVQPLDLSRLPPHPGHTQDVVIQRGGPDLPSPDEDCSSPVLRSFQRAGTESSSAWRSMYAALPGGMDYCTVGRGPRGKSLESLEDAPLGYPPSPAPVQHIDPLGWRPRCFEDGDVTPTNEVSSMIEAGGGTLPRPRHCLVRPRPVAKFMEQVTATQGQFKSLPRDFDNKYQLTYGLESSPHLSKRRPPSPPRRQSSRDLGNVVGGNGGNGDVVIDCSGPVPTACDEHHIHHHSLHHPPPPAPAPSAAPSTPQFHRPASSMSRSWGSVSANVNEEHELIATLALQHRNGSDASFKSSSSTESDSLPFANENAGTIKQRAARVQEYGNNSPNLSGHVVTHQHRPPNGNEPADVLNDIGNMLANLTDELDAMLEEEKRQGLNP; encoded by the exons TTGGTGGCATGAGCCGGCCGTCGAAAACAGTGACCCAGGTGAAGAAGGTGGCACCACCGGCTGTTCCCGATGTATTCCGACACTCCGGCTCGTCCTTCGGTTCGGCGGGATACGCAAGCAGCGAGGACGGTGGTTTCCTGTCAAGCGGCGGTGGCGGGGGCGGACCTGGTGACGACGGCTCCTATGGAATGCCAGCGGGAAAGAGTCCAGGACCGATTTACACTCACCCTGGATTTGCATTCCCACCAGTCGTTGGCAAATATGCCCACGCCGAGGATCAAG GTATTGATATGACACAGAGCCCAGGGAGGGATAGCCCAGGAAGCTCTGGCTCGGGCTCAGGCTCGAGACACTCAACAGCATCACTTGATTCGGGAAGGGCCTCCGGTTATCATCTCGGGCCACGTGGACCCGGTGCCCTTGCATCATCGCCCAGATGCTCAATCAGTTCACTCGGCAGTCATCCAGACAGGCCACCTGACCTTGACGTTGTGCATGCATGGTTAACTGAGTTGCAGTTCGAGGAGTATTTTCCTCTATTCGCCTCGGCTGGATACGATCTCGCTACCATTACTCGAATGACCCCAGAAGACCTCACGGCAATAG GTATCAAAAAGCCAAATCACAGGAAACGGCTTAAAGCGGAGATCGACAATCTTAATGTAGGTGATGGTTTGCCAGAGCATGTACCAGGCTCCCTGGAGGAGTGGCTGAGATTATTGCGTCTTGAAGAGTACCTTGGTGCACTTCATCAGCAGGGTATGAGATCAGTTGAAGATGTTACGACCCTCACATGGGAGGACCTTGAGGACATTGGAATTGTTCGTTTGGGTCATCAGAAGAAACTTTTATTGGCGATAAAACGTGTTAAGGATATAAGATCGGGTAAGAGGGTACAGCCCCTGGATTTGTCGAGACTTCCACCCCATCCTGGCCATACCCAGGACGTTGTGATACAGCGGGGTGGGCCTGATCTTCCATCACCCGATGAGGATTGCTCGTCGCCTGTACTTAGGTCATTTCAAAGAGCTGGAACTGAATCATCTTCGGCATGGAGAAGTATGTATGCTGCATTGCCTGGTGGTATGGATTATTGTACGGTTGGTAGGGGACCACGTGGTAAATCACTTGAGAGTCTGGAGGACGCACCTCTTGGGTATCCACCGTCACCAGCTCCAGTCCAACACATCGACCCACTTGGATGGCGTCCGAGGTGTTTTGAGGACGGCGACGTGACACCCACGAATGAGGTCTCGTCCATGATTGAGGCTGGCGGTGGTACACTTCCACGACCAAGACACTGCCTTGTCAGACCACGACCCGTTGCCAAG tTTATGGAACAGGTAACTGCAACCCAGGGTCAATTCAAATCGCTGCCCAGGGATTTTGATAACAAGTATCAATTGACATACGGTTTGGAGAGTAGTCCACATCTTTCAAAACGACGGCCACCATCACCACCGAGGAGGCAGAGCTCCAGGGATTTGGGTAATGTTGTTGGTGGTAATGGTGGTAATGGTGATGTTGTTATCGACTGTAGTGGACCAGTACCGACTGCCTGTGATGAGCATCATATTCATCATCATTCACTCCATCATCCACCACCACCAGCACCTGCACCATCAGCTGCACCATCAACACCACAATTTCACAGACCTGCCTCATCCATGTCACGTTCCTGGGGCAGTGTCAGTGCCAATGTCAATGAGGAGCACGAACTCATTGCCACTCTTGCTCTGCAACATCGTAATGGATCTGACGCCAGTTTCAAG TCAAGCTCAAGCACAGAGTCGGATTCCCTGCCGTTCGCCAACGAAAATGCTGGCACGATAAAACAACGTGCAGCACGAGTACAGGAATACGGTAATAATTCACCGAACCTCAGTGGGCACGTGGTAACCCATCAACATCGTCCACCAAATGGCAATGAGCCTGCAGACGTACTAAATGACATTGGCAATATGCTGGCCAATTTGACAGATGAGTTAGACGCCATGCTGGAGGAAGAGAAGCGCCAAGGCCTCAATCCATAA
- the LOC135164204 gene encoding uncharacterized protein LOC135164204 isoform X1, with amino-acid sequence MAITAVASCLGPPPLPPGKRFLQRSKKLSSTYLSFHDPAIEAGIQTVHETIPRYAVIKPLPPRPRSRASYTANHDEFNFTKKDNLFRSQSEGNLWRKEQHNGGLNTLDRCIKAIYGSWKNLMQLGGMSRPSKTVTQVKKVAPPAVPDVFRHSGSSFGSAGYASSEDGGFLSSGGGGGGPGDDGSYGMPAGKSPGPIYTHPGFAFPPVVGKYAHAEDQGIDMTQSPGRDSPGSSGSGSGSRHSTASLDSGRASGYHLGPRGPGALASSPRCSISSLGSHPDRPPDLDVVHAWLTELQFEEYFPLFASAGYDLATITRMTPEDLTAIGIKKPNHRKRLKAEIDNLNVGDGLPEHVPGSLEEWLRLLRLEEYLGALHQQGMRSVEDVTTLTWEDLEDIGIVRLGHQKKLLLAIKRVKDIRSGKRVQPLDLSRLPPHPGHTQDVVIQRGGPDLPSPDEDCSSPVLRSFQRAGTESSSAWRSMYAALPGGMDYCTVGRGPRGKSLESLEDAPLGYPPSPAPVQHIDPLGWRPRCFEDGDVTPTNEVSSMIEAGGGTLPRPRHCLVRPRPVAKFMEQVTATQGQFKSLPRDFDNKYQLTYGLESSPHLSKRRPPSPPRRQSSRDLGNVVGGNGGNGDVVIDCSGPVPTACDEHHIHHHSLHHPPPPAPAPSAAPSTPQFHRPASSMSRSWGSVSANVNEEHELIATLALQHRNGSDASFKSSSSTESDSLPFANENAGTIKQRAARVQEYGNNSPNLSGHVVTHQHRPPNGNEPADVLNDIGNMLANLTDELDAMLEEEKRQGLNP; translated from the exons ATGGCCATCACGGCTGTAGCCAGCTGCCTTGGACCCCCACCATTGCCACCGGGCAAGCGTTTTCTCCAACGTTCCAAGAAGCTCTCCTCGACTTACCTGAGCTTTCATGATCCAGCTATCGAGGCTGGTATACAAACTGTGCATGAGACAATTCCACGTTATGCTGTCATCAAGCCACTCCCACCTAGGCCAAGATCTCGAGCCTCTTACACCGCCAATCACGATGAGTTTAATTTTACGAAGAAAGACAATTTGTTTCGGAGTCAATCAGAGGGAAATTTGTGGAGGAAGGAGCAGCATAATGGGGGCTTGAATACATTGGATAGGTGTATTAAGGCGATTTATGGTagttggaaaaatttgatgCAAC TTGGTGGCATGAGCCGGCCGTCGAAAACAGTGACCCAGGTGAAGAAGGTGGCACCACCGGCTGTTCCCGATGTATTCCGACACTCCGGCTCGTCCTTCGGTTCGGCGGGATACGCAAGCAGCGAGGACGGTGGTTTCCTGTCAAGCGGCGGTGGCGGGGGCGGACCTGGTGACGACGGCTCCTATGGAATGCCAGCGGGAAAGAGTCCAGGACCGATTTACACTCACCCTGGATTTGCATTCCCACCAGTCGTTGGCAAATATGCCCACGCCGAGGATCAAG GTATTGATATGACACAGAGCCCAGGGAGGGATAGCCCAGGAAGCTCTGGCTCGGGCTCAGGCTCGAGACACTCAACAGCATCACTTGATTCGGGAAGGGCCTCCGGTTATCATCTCGGGCCACGTGGACCCGGTGCCCTTGCATCATCGCCCAGATGCTCAATCAGTTCACTCGGCAGTCATCCAGACAGGCCACCTGACCTTGACGTTGTGCATGCATGGTTAACTGAGTTGCAGTTCGAGGAGTATTTTCCTCTATTCGCCTCGGCTGGATACGATCTCGCTACCATTACTCGAATGACCCCAGAAGACCTCACGGCAATAG GTATCAAAAAGCCAAATCACAGGAAACGGCTTAAAGCGGAGATCGACAATCTTAATGTAGGTGATGGTTTGCCAGAGCATGTACCAGGCTCCCTGGAGGAGTGGCTGAGATTATTGCGTCTTGAAGAGTACCTTGGTGCACTTCATCAGCAGGGTATGAGATCAGTTGAAGATGTTACGACCCTCACATGGGAGGACCTTGAGGACATTGGAATTGTTCGTTTGGGTCATCAGAAGAAACTTTTATTGGCGATAAAACGTGTTAAGGATATAAGATCGGGTAAGAGGGTACAGCCCCTGGATTTGTCGAGACTTCCACCCCATCCTGGCCATACCCAGGACGTTGTGATACAGCGGGGTGGGCCTGATCTTCCATCACCCGATGAGGATTGCTCGTCGCCTGTACTTAGGTCATTTCAAAGAGCTGGAACTGAATCATCTTCGGCATGGAGAAGTATGTATGCTGCATTGCCTGGTGGTATGGATTATTGTACGGTTGGTAGGGGACCACGTGGTAAATCACTTGAGAGTCTGGAGGACGCACCTCTTGGGTATCCACCGTCACCAGCTCCAGTCCAACACATCGACCCACTTGGATGGCGTCCGAGGTGTTTTGAGGACGGCGACGTGACACCCACGAATGAGGTCTCGTCCATGATTGAGGCTGGCGGTGGTACACTTCCACGACCAAGACACTGCCTTGTCAGACCACGACCCGTTGCCAAG tTTATGGAACAGGTAACTGCAACCCAGGGTCAATTCAAATCGCTGCCCAGGGATTTTGATAACAAGTATCAATTGACATACGGTTTGGAGAGTAGTCCACATCTTTCAAAACGACGGCCACCATCACCACCGAGGAGGCAGAGCTCCAGGGATTTGGGTAATGTTGTTGGTGGTAATGGTGGTAATGGTGATGTTGTTATCGACTGTAGTGGACCAGTACCGACTGCCTGTGATGAGCATCATATTCATCATCATTCACTCCATCATCCACCACCACCAGCACCTGCACCATCAGCTGCACCATCAACACCACAATTTCACAGACCTGCCTCATCCATGTCACGTTCCTGGGGCAGTGTCAGTGCCAATGTCAATGAGGAGCACGAACTCATTGCCACTCTTGCTCTGCAACATCGTAATGGATCTGACGCCAGTTTCAAG TCAAGCTCAAGCACAGAGTCGGATTCCCTGCCGTTCGCCAACGAAAATGCTGGCACGATAAAACAACGTGCAGCACGAGTACAGGAATACGGTAATAATTCACCGAACCTCAGTGGGCACGTGGTAACCCATCAACATCGTCCACCAAATGGCAATGAGCCTGCAGACGTACTAAATGACATTGGCAATATGCTGGCCAATTTGACAGATGAGTTAGACGCCATGCTGGAGGAAGAGAAGCGCCAAGGCCTCAATCCATAA
- the LOC135164204 gene encoding uncharacterized protein LOC135164204 isoform X2: MAITAVASCLGPPPLPPGKRFLQRSKKLSSTYLSFHDPAIEAGIQTVHETIPRYAVIKPLPPRPRSRASYTANHDEFNFTKKDNLFRSQSEGNLWRKEQHNGGLNTLDRCIKAIYGSWKNLMQLGGMSRPSKTVTQVKKVAPPAVPDVFRHSGSSFGSAGYASSEDGGFLSSGGGGGGPGDDGSYGMPAGKSPGPIYTHPGFAFPPVVGKYAHAEDQGIDMTQSPGRDSPGSSGSGSGSRHSTASLDSGRASGYHLGPRGPGALASSPRCSISSLGSHPDRPPDLDVVHAWLTELQFEEYFPLFASAGYDLATITRMTPEDLTAIGIKKPNHRKRLKAEIDNLNVGDGLPEHVPGSLEEWLRLLRLEEYLGALHQQGMRSVEDVTTLTWEDLEDIGIVRLGHQKKLLLAIKRVKDIRSGKRVQPLDLSRLPPHPGHTQDVVIQRGGPDLPSPDEDCSSPVLRSFQRAGTESSSAWRSMYAALPGGMDYCTVGRGPRGKSLESLEDAPLGYPPSPAPVQHIDPLGWRPRCFEDGDVTPTNEVSSMIEAGGGTLPRPRHCLVRPRPVAKVTATQGQFKSLPRDFDNKYQLTYGLESSPHLSKRRPPSPPRRQSSRDLGNVVGGNGGNGDVVIDCSGPVPTACDEHHIHHHSLHHPPPPAPAPSAAPSTPQFHRPASSMSRSWGSVSANVNEEHELIATLALQHRNGSDASFKSSSSTESDSLPFANENAGTIKQRAARVQEYGNNSPNLSGHVVTHQHRPPNGNEPADVLNDIGNMLANLTDELDAMLEEEKRQGLNP; this comes from the exons ATGGCCATCACGGCTGTAGCCAGCTGCCTTGGACCCCCACCATTGCCACCGGGCAAGCGTTTTCTCCAACGTTCCAAGAAGCTCTCCTCGACTTACCTGAGCTTTCATGATCCAGCTATCGAGGCTGGTATACAAACTGTGCATGAGACAATTCCACGTTATGCTGTCATCAAGCCACTCCCACCTAGGCCAAGATCTCGAGCCTCTTACACCGCCAATCACGATGAGTTTAATTTTACGAAGAAAGACAATTTGTTTCGGAGTCAATCAGAGGGAAATTTGTGGAGGAAGGAGCAGCATAATGGGGGCTTGAATACATTGGATAGGTGTATTAAGGCGATTTATGGTagttggaaaaatttgatgCAAC TTGGTGGCATGAGCCGGCCGTCGAAAACAGTGACCCAGGTGAAGAAGGTGGCACCACCGGCTGTTCCCGATGTATTCCGACACTCCGGCTCGTCCTTCGGTTCGGCGGGATACGCAAGCAGCGAGGACGGTGGTTTCCTGTCAAGCGGCGGTGGCGGGGGCGGACCTGGTGACGACGGCTCCTATGGAATGCCAGCGGGAAAGAGTCCAGGACCGATTTACACTCACCCTGGATTTGCATTCCCACCAGTCGTTGGCAAATATGCCCACGCCGAGGATCAAG GTATTGATATGACACAGAGCCCAGGGAGGGATAGCCCAGGAAGCTCTGGCTCGGGCTCAGGCTCGAGACACTCAACAGCATCACTTGATTCGGGAAGGGCCTCCGGTTATCATCTCGGGCCACGTGGACCCGGTGCCCTTGCATCATCGCCCAGATGCTCAATCAGTTCACTCGGCAGTCATCCAGACAGGCCACCTGACCTTGACGTTGTGCATGCATGGTTAACTGAGTTGCAGTTCGAGGAGTATTTTCCTCTATTCGCCTCGGCTGGATACGATCTCGCTACCATTACTCGAATGACCCCAGAAGACCTCACGGCAATAG GTATCAAAAAGCCAAATCACAGGAAACGGCTTAAAGCGGAGATCGACAATCTTAATGTAGGTGATGGTTTGCCAGAGCATGTACCAGGCTCCCTGGAGGAGTGGCTGAGATTATTGCGTCTTGAAGAGTACCTTGGTGCACTTCATCAGCAGGGTATGAGATCAGTTGAAGATGTTACGACCCTCACATGGGAGGACCTTGAGGACATTGGAATTGTTCGTTTGGGTCATCAGAAGAAACTTTTATTGGCGATAAAACGTGTTAAGGATATAAGATCGGGTAAGAGGGTACAGCCCCTGGATTTGTCGAGACTTCCACCCCATCCTGGCCATACCCAGGACGTTGTGATACAGCGGGGTGGGCCTGATCTTCCATCACCCGATGAGGATTGCTCGTCGCCTGTACTTAGGTCATTTCAAAGAGCTGGAACTGAATCATCTTCGGCATGGAGAAGTATGTATGCTGCATTGCCTGGTGGTATGGATTATTGTACGGTTGGTAGGGGACCACGTGGTAAATCACTTGAGAGTCTGGAGGACGCACCTCTTGGGTATCCACCGTCACCAGCTCCAGTCCAACACATCGACCCACTTGGATGGCGTCCGAGGTGTTTTGAGGACGGCGACGTGACACCCACGAATGAGGTCTCGTCCATGATTGAGGCTGGCGGTGGTACACTTCCACGACCAAGACACTGCCTTGTCAGACCACGACCCGTTGCCAAG GTAACTGCAACCCAGGGTCAATTCAAATCGCTGCCCAGGGATTTTGATAACAAGTATCAATTGACATACGGTTTGGAGAGTAGTCCACATCTTTCAAAACGACGGCCACCATCACCACCGAGGAGGCAGAGCTCCAGGGATTTGGGTAATGTTGTTGGTGGTAATGGTGGTAATGGTGATGTTGTTATCGACTGTAGTGGACCAGTACCGACTGCCTGTGATGAGCATCATATTCATCATCATTCACTCCATCATCCACCACCACCAGCACCTGCACCATCAGCTGCACCATCAACACCACAATTTCACAGACCTGCCTCATCCATGTCACGTTCCTGGGGCAGTGTCAGTGCCAATGTCAATGAGGAGCACGAACTCATTGCCACTCTTGCTCTGCAACATCGTAATGGATCTGACGCCAGTTTCAAG TCAAGCTCAAGCACAGAGTCGGATTCCCTGCCGTTCGCCAACGAAAATGCTGGCACGATAAAACAACGTGCAGCACGAGTACAGGAATACGGTAATAATTCACCGAACCTCAGTGGGCACGTGGTAACCCATCAACATCGTCCACCAAATGGCAATGAGCCTGCAGACGTACTAAATGACATTGGCAATATGCTGGCCAATTTGACAGATGAGTTAGACGCCATGCTGGAGGAAGAGAAGCGCCAAGGCCTCAATCCATAA